From Bradyrhizobium sp. NDS-1, the proteins below share one genomic window:
- a CDS encoding efflux RND transporter periplasmic adaptor subunit — MRPPIALAVPLIALLLAACGDQSQQAGPPQVVPEVGIVTLKPQEAKVSTVLPGRVVAYQVSEVRPQVTGILLKRDFVEGAEVKEGDLLYEIDPVQYKAALASAEAAVQRSEATLVSVRLKAARKTQLLQTNAASQQDVDDAVAAYKQGEADLKAAQANRDTAAISLDRTKVTASISGRIGKSSITPGALVTASQATAMTTIQQLDPVYVDLDQSTSEMERLRNQIASGKLKRPAEGVQVELLMENGKAYGHKGKYGFTDASVNESTGSVSSRAIFANPERALLPGMYVRARVVAGVDANAILVPQRAVSRNPLGQAVAMFVDKDGKVEQRTLDLGEEVDGNWLVRSGARAGDRLVVDGTQKARPGAPVKTVEVVVDPATGLTVSPTRQADARPAATTTER, encoded by the coding sequence ATGCGTCCTCCGATCGCCCTGGCCGTTCCGTTGATTGCCCTGCTGCTTGCAGCTTGCGGGGACCAGAGCCAGCAGGCCGGACCGCCACAGGTGGTGCCGGAGGTCGGCATCGTGACCTTGAAGCCGCAGGAGGCGAAGGTTTCGACCGTCCTGCCGGGGCGGGTCGTCGCCTACCAGGTCTCCGAAGTCCGGCCGCAGGTCACCGGCATCCTGCTCAAGCGCGACTTCGTGGAAGGCGCCGAAGTCAAGGAAGGCGATCTGCTCTACGAAATCGACCCCGTTCAGTACAAGGCGGCGCTGGCAAGTGCGGAGGCTGCGGTGCAGCGGTCGGAGGCGACGCTCGTCAGCGTGCGCCTGAAGGCCGCGCGCAAGACCCAGTTGCTCCAGACCAACGCGGCGAGCCAGCAGGACGTCGACGATGCGGTCGCAGCCTACAAGCAGGGCGAGGCTGACCTGAAAGCCGCCCAGGCCAACCGCGACACCGCGGCGATCTCGCTCGATCGCACCAAGGTGACCGCCTCGATCTCGGGCCGGATCGGTAAGTCGAGCATCACGCCCGGCGCACTCGTCACCGCGAGCCAGGCCACCGCGATGACGACGATCCAGCAGCTCGATCCCGTCTATGTCGATCTCGACCAGTCGACCTCCGAGATGGAGCGCCTGCGCAATCAGATCGCGAGCGGAAAGCTTAAGCGACCCGCCGAGGGCGTGCAGGTCGAACTTCTCATGGAAAACGGCAAGGCCTACGGCCACAAGGGCAAGTACGGTTTCACTGACGCCAGCGTCAACGAGAGCACCGGGTCGGTCTCCTCGCGCGCGATCTTCGCCAATCCCGAGCGAGCGCTGCTGCCCGGCATGTATGTACGTGCACGCGTCGTCGCCGGTGTCGATGCGAACGCGATCCTGGTGCCGCAGCGCGCGGTCTCGCGCAATCCGCTTGGGCAGGCGGTGGCGATGTTCGTCGACAAGGACGGCAAGGTGGAGCAGCGGACGCTGGATCTGGGCGAGGAGGTCGACGGCAACTGGCTGGTGCGATCGGGCGCCAGAGCGGGGGATCGCCTCGTCGTCGACGGCACGCAGAAGGCCCGTCCCGGCGCGCCGGTCAAGACCGTCGAAGTCGTGGTCGATCCGGCAACCGGCCTCACGGTGAGCCCGACCCGGCAGGCCGACGCGCGGCCGGCGGCCACGACAACGGAGCGGTAA
- a CDS encoding TetR/AcrR family transcriptional regulator — translation MARESSSQKRMTPSSEHTRPAIKIPAPDARMTQLLAAAKDTFTSKGFAATTMDDIAGAAGMSKKTLYKLFESKTDLFRAMLLGSLPKDQFTDAPSEGSPVTRLRNMLREAADVALSPSEIALQRLIIGERQASPALGRMFAEVIMESGTEHIVDLLEKVRLEPRFEGVPLRLVAEMLFGMVFGHDHFRLLTDTGFKLNRRVLDRRIDLAIATFCLPDD, via the coding sequence ATGGCGAGAGAATCCAGCAGTCAAAAGCGCATGACCCCGTCTTCGGAGCACACCAGGCCTGCCATCAAGATTCCCGCCCCGGACGCGCGGATGACGCAATTGCTGGCGGCGGCGAAGGACACCTTCACCAGCAAAGGCTTCGCCGCGACGACCATGGACGACATCGCCGGCGCCGCAGGCATGTCGAAGAAGACCCTCTACAAATTGTTCGAAAGCAAGACCGACCTCTTCCGCGCCATGCTGCTGGGCAGCCTGCCCAAAGACCAGTTCACGGACGCGCCTTCCGAAGGATCACCGGTGACCCGACTTCGAAACATGCTTCGGGAGGCTGCAGACGTGGCCTTGTCGCCGAGCGAGATCGCGCTGCAGCGCCTGATCATCGGTGAACGCCAGGCCTCGCCTGCGCTGGGTCGCATGTTTGCCGAGGTCATCATGGAGAGCGGCACGGAGCATATCGTCGACCTACTTGAGAAGGTCCGCCTCGAGCCCCGTTTCGAAGGCGTGCCGCTCCGCCTCGTTGCCGAAATGCTGTTCGGCATGGTGTTCGGCCACGATCATTTCAGGCTGCTGACCGACACCGGCTTCAAGCTCAATCGCCGCGTGCTGGACCGCCGGATCGATCTTGCGATTGCGACGTTCTGTCTGCCTGACGATTAA
- a CDS encoding ASCH domain-containing protein produces MSKPVPERYRHLRTFAFGDSPVLADELVELVIKGIKTATCSTEDEPNTSTPGERWVVLDGRAEPRCVIETTEVTYRRFNEVDAAFAHDEGEGDRSLAYWRRAHQSYFGRLGRYSGDMMLMCERFHLIEVFRGGPGEES; encoded by the coding sequence ATGAGCAAGCCAGTCCCCGAGCGGTATCGACATCTGCGAACCTTCGCATTCGGCGACAGCCCCGTGCTGGCGGACGAATTGGTCGAGCTCGTCATCAAGGGCATCAAGACCGCGACATGCAGCACCGAAGACGAGCCGAACACCTCCACGCCCGGCGAGCGCTGGGTCGTGCTCGACGGGCGGGCGGAGCCGCGCTGCGTCATCGAAACCACCGAGGTGACGTATCGGCGCTTCAATGAGGTCGACGCAGCCTTTGCGCATGACGAGGGGGAAGGCGACCGGAGCCTGGCCTATTGGCGCCGCGCCCATCAATCCTATTTCGGCAGGCTCGGACGATATAGCGGCGACATGATGCTGATGTGCGAGCGCTTTCACCTGATCGAAGTCTTCAGAGGTGGACCCGGCGAGGAGTCTTAG